Proteins co-encoded in one Thermodesulfobacteriota bacterium genomic window:
- a CDS encoding Gfo/Idh/MocA family oxidoreductase yields the protein MEKVRLGLIGMGMIGKVHAETMSRMKEVEFVAASDIDLKHRNTAEGLGVRFYPSYEEMISKERLEGVVVAVPNELHLSVGAACAQKGLHILMEKPIAADLESADRLIQVARENKVHLMVGHHRRHNPLVEELRNIVRGGKIGKLVGVTVLWSLYKPRDYFQGPFAWRAKPGGGPIRINLIHEIDNIRYICGEVKRLYAEVSNEARKFPVEDTVSINLRLDNGAVANIFFTDTAPGNIGYEANTGENPFFYHSPENCYLYYGTEAVIVFPRMKKLFYRDPERTGWQYPLSEEGMKIDREDPYTRQIRNFCGVIRGTEMPKIDGEDARKTLEVTLAIQKSGETGQPILFD from the coding sequence ATGGAAAAGGTGCGACTGGGTTTGATCGGGATGGGGATGATCGGGAAGGTCCACGCCGAGACGATGAGCCGGATGAAGGAGGTGGAGTTCGTGGCCGCCTCCGACATAGACCTCAAACATCGAAACACGGCGGAGGGGTTGGGGGTCCGATTCTATCCCTCTTACGAAGAGATGATCTCCAAAGAACGATTGGAGGGTGTGGTGGTAGCCGTGCCCAACGAACTTCACCTTTCGGTGGGCGCGGCCTGTGCCCAAAAGGGGCTTCACATCCTCATGGAGAAGCCCATTGCGGCCGACCTCGAATCGGCCGACCGACTGATCCAGGTGGCCAGGGAGAATAAGGTGCACCTGATGGTGGGCCACCATCGAAGGCATAACCCCCTCGTCGAGGAGCTTCGGAACATCGTCAGGGGAGGAAAGATCGGAAAGCTGGTGGGGGTGACGGTCCTCTGGTCCCTATACAAGCCAAGGGATTATTTCCAAGGCCCCTTTGCCTGGAGGGCGAAACCCGGTGGGGGACCGATCCGGATCAACCTGATCCATGAGATCGACAATATCCGCTATATCTGTGGCGAAGTTAAGCGACTCTACGCAGAGGTGAGCAACGAGGCCCGTAAATTTCCCGTCGAGGATACGGTGAGCATCAACCTCAGGCTGGACAATGGCGCGGTGGCCAACATCTTCTTTACCGACACCGCTCCGGGAAATATCGGATACGAGGCCAACACAGGAGAGAATCCCTTCTTCTATCACAGCCCGGAAAACTGCTATCTCTATTATGGGACAGAGGCGGTGATCGTTTTCCCGAGGATGAAGAAACTCTTCTACCGGGACCCGGAAAGGACGGGTTGGCAGTATCCGCTTTCGGAAGAGGGGATGAAAATCGACCGGGAGGATCCTTATACCCGACAGATCCGGAACTTTTGCGGGGTCATCCGGGGCACGGAGATGCCCAAGATCGATGGAGAGGATGCCCGAAAGACCCTCGAGGTGACCCTGGCGATTCAAAAGTCAGGGGAGACGGGCCAGCCGATCCTTTTTGACTGA
- a CDS encoding Gfo/Idh/MocA family oxidoreductase — MERVRLGLIGLGLMGAPHARTLSRIPECQLVAASDIDEKQKAVTEEIGIRFYLHYEEMIEKEDLQGVVLALPNPLHAPVGIVCAQKGLHLFVEKPIAQSLSEADRLIEAAKQNGVRILVGHQRRFSSLVEKAREIVAGGELGGLVGVTVTWALLKPASYFEGPLSWRKEKGGGPILINLIHEIDNLRYICGEIDQVFALVSNGVRNFPVEDTAAIALRFRNGALGTIFLSDCTPSLTSWEGTTGENPLLYHDFGNCYEFFGTEGSLLFPQMKRRYYSDPSKVGWNYPITEQGYKVVREDPYVKEFRHFCRVVQGLEEPRISGEDGRRTLEVTLAIQRSGETGQPVQL, encoded by the coding sequence ATGGAAAGGGTGCGGCTCGGGTTGATCGGTTTGGGGCTCATGGGGGCTCCCCATGCCAGGACCTTGTCCAGGATTCCGGAGTGTCAACTTGTGGCCGCCTCGGACATCGACGAAAAACAGAAGGCGGTGACCGAGGAGATCGGGATCCGATTCTACCTCCATTATGAAGAGATGATCGAGAAGGAGGACCTCCAGGGGGTCGTCCTGGCCCTCCCCAACCCCCTCCATGCGCCCGTGGGGATCGTTTGTGCCCAAAAGGGGCTTCACCTCTTTGTGGAGAAGCCCATCGCTCAGAGCCTCTCCGAGGCCGATCGACTCATCGAAGCGGCCAAGCAGAACGGGGTTCGTATCCTCGTCGGACATCAGCGGAGATTTAGCAGCCTTGTCGAGAAGGCCCGGGAGATCGTCGCCGGAGGCGAGCTCGGAGGGTTGGTAGGGGTGACGGTGACTTGGGCCTTATTGAAGCCGGCATCTTATTTCGAGGGCCCCCTCTCTTGGAGAAAGGAGAAGGGCGGGGGACCGATTCTCATCAACCTGATCCACGAGATCGACAACCTCAGGTATATCTGCGGCGAGATCGATCAGGTCTTCGCCCTCGTGAGCAACGGGGTGAGAAATTTCCCCGTCGAAGACACCGCTGCCATCGCCCTCCGTTTCAGGAATGGGGCCCTCGGAACCATCTTCCTCTCGGATTGCACGCCTTCCCTCACCTCCTGGGAGGGGACGACCGGAGAAAACCCGCTCCTTTATCACGACTTCGGAAACTGCTACGAGTTTTTCGGGACAGAGGGCTCCTTGCTCTTTCCCCAGATGAAGAGGCGCTACTACTCTGACCCTTCGAAAGTCGGTTGGAATTATCCCATCACGGAGCAGGGGTATAAAGTGGTCCGGGAGGACCCTTACGTCAAAGAATTCAGACATTTTTGCAGGGTCGTCCAGGGCCTGGAAGAGCCCCGGATCTCGGGAGAGGACGGAAGGAGGACGCTGGAGGTGACCCTGGCCATCCAGAGATCGGGGGAGACCGGCCAGCCCGTACAGCTTTAG
- a CDS encoding alcohol dehydrogenase catalytic domain-containing protein, with the protein MKALVKTAPEAGAFEVKEVPMPKPGLGEILVEVKAASLCYTDVAILENKYKGRKPVPIPIVLGHEGAGVVAALGEGVENVSVGDRVGMEAVYGCGICVNCLNGNTNMCPNWRHVGITYDGVFAEYVVVPARAAHKLPDHVSFIDAACLEPISLTVRTMEQVKPMVGDTVVIFGPGAIGLFHLQAFKAAGASQVIMIGIDQDANRFEKAKELGADHILNVQREDVVQRVRELTEGLGADIVVETASSPAVIPLTIEVAAAKGRVSFFGLYPEATLSPLTIARSGLRIFGDAGSLPRYFVRAVRWLKDRKVQAAPLATRVFRLEEAKEALEASRRGEVAKVIFEI; encoded by the coding sequence ATGAAAGCCCTTGTGAAGACCGCTCCGGAGGCGGGGGCCTTCGAGGTGAAGGAGGTTCCCATGCCGAAGCCGGGGCTAGGAGAGATCCTGGTCGAGGTGAAGGCGGCAAGCCTCTGCTACACGGACGTAGCCATTTTGGAAAACAAGTATAAAGGGCGAAAGCCCGTGCCCATCCCCATCGTCCTGGGCCACGAGGGAGCCGGCGTGGTGGCAGCCCTTGGCGAGGGCGTGGAGAACGTCTCCGTGGGGGACAGGGTGGGGATGGAGGCCGTCTATGGGTGTGGGATCTGCGTCAATTGCCTCAACGGAAACACCAACATGTGTCCCAACTGGAGGCATGTGGGGATCACCTATGACGGAGTCTTTGCCGAATATGTGGTGGTCCCGGCCCGCGCTGCCCATAAACTTCCCGATCATGTCTCCTTCATCGACGCAGCCTGCCTGGAACCCATCAGCCTGACGGTCCGGACGATGGAACAGGTGAAGCCGATGGTCGGGGATACGGTGGTGATCTTCGGTCCCGGAGCCATCGGCCTCTTCCATCTCCAGGCCTTTAAGGCCGCAGGGGCCAGCCAGGTGATCATGATCGGGATCGATCAGGATGCGAACCGGTTCGAGAAGGCAAAGGAACTTGGCGCCGATCATATCCTCAACGTTCAAAGGGAAGATGTGGTCCAGCGGGTTCGCGAGCTGACCGAAGGCCTTGGAGCGGATATCGTCGTCGAAACGGCCAGCTCTCCTGCCGTGATTCCCCTGACGATCGAGGTGGCGGCTGCAAAGGGGAGGGTTTCCTTTTTCGGTCTCTATCCCGAAGCCACCCTAAGCCCCCTCACGATCGCCCGCAGCGGCCTGAGGATTTTCGGAGATGCGGGGTCGTTGCCCCGCTACTTCGTCAGAGCGGTCCGTTGGCTGAAGGACCGAAAGGTCCAGGCCGCCCCCCTCGCTACGAGGGTCTTTCGCCTTGAAGAGGCGAAGGAGGCCTTGGAGGCTTCTCGGAGGGGTGAGGTGGCAAAGGTGATCTTCGAGATTTAG
- a CDS encoding alcohol dehydrogenase catalytic domain-containing protein translates to MFELFLEKPQDLEMRKAASAPPPGDHEVKVRVLYGGICGSDLRVFRGAIPYAKYPCRPGHEILGTVIEAGMMSPHPVGSRVVSYPNTYCGSCEFCLKGKTNLCKEKRSFGVTCDGLFAQEITIDSEFVVPVPPDLPDERAILVEPFAVNVHALNRTPIHKEMSVAVIGCGTEGLLAIALLNHLGVEITAMDIVPEKMERAKGFGERIQTLHPERVKDEMFDLVVEAAGVKASIEQAFEIVKPGGVVISLGIIGEEVRYPALRITRGEITICGTIIYTKRDFEEAIALLRNPGFDIGPVLSKIVPLGRYREAFSDALSGKFVKIVLDFRDV, encoded by the coding sequence ATGTTTGAGCTCTTTCTCGAAAAGCCCCAGGACTTAGAGATGAGGAAGGCCGCTTCGGCCCCTCCCCCAGGGGACCATGAGGTGAAGGTCAGGGTCCTCTACGGGGGGATCTGCGGATCCGACCTGAGGGTTTTCAGAGGCGCCATCCCCTATGCAAAATATCCCTGCCGTCCTGGCCACGAGATCTTGGGGACCGTGATCGAGGCGGGTATGATGTCTCCCCATCCTGTCGGGAGCCGGGTTGTTTCGTATCCAAACACCTATTGCGGAAGTTGCGAATTCTGCCTAAAGGGCAAGACCAATCTCTGCAAAGAAAAACGCTCCTTCGGGGTGACCTGTGACGGTCTCTTCGCCCAGGAGATCACGATCGATTCCGAATTCGTCGTGCCCGTCCCCCCCGACCTGCCTGATGAACGGGCGATCCTGGTGGAACCCTTTGCTGTCAATGTCCACGCCTTAAATCGAACCCCGATTCATAAGGAGATGTCGGTCGCCGTGATCGGTTGTGGCACCGAGGGGCTGCTCGCGATCGCCCTGCTCAACCATCTGGGCGTGGAGATCACGGCGATGGACATCGTCCCGGAAAAGATGGAAAGGGCCAAGGGCTTCGGAGAGAGGATCCAGACCCTACACCCTGAGAGGGTTAAAGACGAGATGTTCGATCTCGTCGTGGAGGCCGCCGGCGTGAAGGCCTCGATCGAACAGGCCTTCGAGATCGTAAAACCGGGGGGCGTCGTCATCTCCCTCGGGATCATCGGAGAGGAGGTTCGATACCCTGCCCTACGGATCACCCGGGGCGAGATCACCATTTGCGGCACGATCATCTACACGAAAAGGGATTTTGAGGAAGCCATTGCACTTCTTCGAAATCCTGGGTTCGATATCGGCCCCGTTCTTTCGAAGATCGTGCCTCTGGGTCGATACCGGGAGGCCTTTTCCGATGCCTTAAGCGGAAAATTCGTCAAAATCGTTCTTGACTTCAGGGACGTGTGA
- a CDS encoding Maf family protein produces MKPRLILASASPRRFELLRQLGLDFEAVPSEVEEESLPGESPRDHVTRLAGAKALEVAKRFPEAWVIGADTIVFIDGLILGKPKGREEAIRMLRLLSGREHRVLSGLSVHHLLKGRSATEVVESSVRIKRLRPEEMEWYVDTGEPFDKAGGYGVQGIGAFMIEAVMGSYTNVVGLPLCELMEMLLGLGALTISEQGFRILD; encoded by the coding sequence ATGAAGCCCAGGTTGATCCTTGCCTCTGCCTCTCCAAGGCGGTTCGAACTCCTGAGGCAACTGGGCCTCGATTTCGAGGCGGTCCCCAGCGAGGTCGAAGAGGAATCCCTTCCCGGCGAATCCCCCCGCGATCACGTGACCCGGCTGGCCGGGGCGAAGGCCCTCGAGGTGGCCAAGCGCTTCCCGGAGGCCTGGGTGATCGGGGCGGATACCATCGTCTTCATCGACGGTCTCATCCTGGGAAAACCTAAGGGCAGGGAAGAGGCCATAAGGATGCTCAGGCTTCTCAGCGGGAGGGAGCATCGGGTCCTTTCGGGCCTATCGGTCCATCACCTTCTGAAAGGGAGGTCTGCGACCGAGGTTGTGGAATCCTCCGTCAGGATCAAAAGGCTCAGGCCCGAAGAGATGGAGTGGTATGTGGACACCGGCGAGCCCTTCGACAAGGCCGGGGGCTATGGCGTTCAGGGGATCGGGGCGTTTATGATCGAGGCGGTAATGGGTTCCTATACGAACGTGGTCGGCCTACCCCTGTGCGAGTTGATGGAGATGTTGCTGGGGCTTGGGGCCCTGACCATTTCGGAACAAGGATTCCGGATTTTGGATTGA
- a CDS encoding YggS family pyridoxal phosphate-dependent enzyme, whose protein sequence is MSTIRENYLRVLERIEKAARKAGRDPGEVKLVAVSKTVEVARIREAIEAGVTILGENYVQEAQKKIEEIGKAVSWHFIGHLQSNKAKYAVRLFDLIHSVDSPSLAEELNRRAEKEGRRVEVMIEVNLSGEATKFGTEETKAIELAGRILSLNHLALVGLMTMPPYFEDPERSRPYFIQLRGLGERMAREGIFLKELSMGMSNDFEIAIEEGATYVRVGTAIFGPRK, encoded by the coding sequence ATGTCCACAATAAGGGAAAACTATTTACGGGTCCTGGAGAGGATCGAGAAGGCGGCCCGGAAGGCGGGAAGGGATCCCGGCGAGGTCAAGTTGGTTGCCGTTTCTAAGACGGTAGAGGTGGCCCGGATCCGGGAGGCGATCGAGGCCGGGGTGACCATCCTGGGCGAGAATTATGTCCAGGAGGCCCAGAAGAAGATCGAGGAGATCGGCAAAGCCGTCTCCTGGCATTTCATCGGCCACCTCCAGTCGAACAAGGCAAAATATGCCGTTCGACTTTTCGACCTGATCCACTCGGTCGATAGCCCGTCTCTGGCCGAGGAACTGAACCGGAGGGCAGAAAAGGAGGGTCGGAGGGTCGAGGTGATGATCGAGGTCAACCTCTCCGGAGAGGCAACCAAATTTGGGACCGAGGAAACGAAGGCCATCGAGCTTGCAGGCAGGATCCTCTCTCTGAACCATCTCGCCTTGGTAGGTCTGATGACCATGCCCCCCTATTTTGAGGATCCCGAACGGAGCCGGCCTTATTTCATCCAGCTCAGAGGGCTCGGGGAGAGGATGGCCCGCGAGGGAATCTTCCTTAAAGAGCTCTCCATGGGCATGTCGAACGACTTCGAGATCGCCATCGAGGAGGGGGCGACCTATGTGAGGGTGGGCACCGCCATCTTCGGTCCCCGAAAATAA
- the lysA gene encoding diaminopimelate decarboxylase — MHYFEYKNGELYCERVPVSRIAQEVGTPFYLYSYRTLVRHYKVFNEAFEGIPHLVCYSMKANSNLSLIRLFVNLGSGVDVVSGGELYRALKAGADPKKVVFSGVGKREDEIEEGLEAGILMFNVESMMELEKIDEVAGRMNTKASVAIRVNPDIDPKTHPYITTGLKQNKFGIDIQRAALAYRRASELPNLKVIGIDCHLGSQLLEVAPFVEALRKLKDLVDQLRREGMEIRYLDLGGGLGITYNDEEPPHPYEYASNILDEIRHFDCTLILEPGRVIVGNAGILVSKVLYFKENEEKRFLIVDAAMNDLVRPSYYGSFHQILPVRQEAREEIAADVVGPVCESADFLAKGRRLPHLNPGELIAVMSAGAYGFAMSSNYNSRPRVAEVLVRDDEIHVIRKRETYEDLVRGEEIPEFLRG, encoded by the coding sequence ATGCACTACTTCGAATACAAAAACGGAGAACTTTATTGCGAGAGGGTTCCCGTGAGCCGGATCGCCCAGGAGGTCGGAACCCCCTTCTACCTTTACAGTTATCGGACCCTGGTCAGGCATTATAAGGTCTTCAACGAGGCCTTCGAAGGGATCCCTCATCTCGTCTGCTACTCGATGAAGGCCAACTCCAACCTCTCTCTCATCCGGCTCTTCGTCAACCTCGGAAGCGGCGTCGATGTGGTCTCCGGAGGCGAACTCTACCGGGCCCTCAAGGCAGGAGCCGATCCGAAGAAGGTCGTCTTTTCAGGGGTGGGAAAGAGAGAGGACGAGATCGAGGAGGGTCTCGAGGCCGGCATCCTCATGTTCAATGTCGAATCGATGATGGAGCTCGAGAAGATCGACGAGGTGGCCGGCCGGATGAACACAAAGGCATCGGTGGCCATCCGGGTCAACCCCGACATCGATCCCAAAACCCATCCCTACATCACCACGGGCTTGAAGCAGAACAAGTTCGGCATCGACATCCAGCGGGCCGCCCTGGCCTACCGCCGGGCCTCGGAACTGCCCAACCTGAAGGTCATCGGGATCGACTGCCATCTCGGGTCTCAACTGCTCGAGGTGGCCCCCTTCGTGGAGGCCCTCCGGAAGCTGAAGGACTTGGTCGATCAGTTGAGGAGAGAGGGGATGGAGATCCGCTACCTCGACCTGGGCGGCGGCCTTGGCATCACCTACAATGACGAGGAGCCTCCCCATCCCTATGAATATGCCTCCAACATCCTCGACGAGATCCGCCATTTCGACTGTACCCTCATCCTCGAACCCGGCCGGGTGATCGTCGGCAATGCCGGCATCCTCGTCTCGAAGGTCCTCTACTTCAAGGAGAACGAGGAGAAGCGCTTTCTCATCGTCGATGCGGCCATGAACGATCTGGTCCGGCCCAGTTATTATGGCTCCTTCCACCAGATCCTTCCCGTGAGGCAGGAGGCGCGGGAGGAAATCGCGGCCGATGTGGTGGGCCCGGTCTGCGAGTCTGCCGACTTTTTGGCCAAGGGGCGGAGGCTTCCTCATTTGAACCCCGGAGAGTTGATCGCGGTGATGAGCGCAGGGGCCTACGGGTTCGCCATGTCGTCGAATTACAATTCGAGGCCTCGCGTGGCCGAGGTCCTCGTCCGGGACGACGAGATCCACGTGATTCGGAAGCGGGAGACCTACGAGGACCTGGTCAGGGGAGAAGAGATCCCGGAGTTTTTGAGAGGATGA
- the dapF gene encoding diaminopimelate epimerase, protein MNRRFRVKIPFMKMSGSGNDFILIDHRKPLIESPQMAEFARKVCQRRVSVGADGLIFVEPSERADFKWRFFNSDGSEAEMCGNGGRCVARFAVLKGITGPTLTFETLAGILTARVDGKRVKLEMTRPHSLKLDEPLRVDGQSLTLSSLNTGVPHAVMFVEDIETIDVLRLGRAIRNHPRYAPSGTNVNFVRLEGEGLLIRTYERGVEDETLACGTGTVASALVAAFKGLVSSPVRVRTRGGEILTVHFEKEGEEVKRVFFEGDVHVIFEGEMWEEAYQ, encoded by the coding sequence ATGAATCGGAGGTTCCGGGTGAAGATTCCCTTCATGAAGATGAGCGGAAGCGGAAACGACTTCATCCTGATCGACCACCGGAAGCCCCTCATCGAGTCCCCTCAAATGGCCGAGTTCGCCCGGAAGGTCTGTCAGAGAAGGGTCTCCGTGGGCGCCGATGGGCTCATCTTTGTCGAGCCATCGGAGCGGGCTGACTTCAAATGGCGTTTTTTCAACTCGGACGGAAGCGAAGCCGAGATGTGCGGAAATGGGGGCCGGTGTGTCGCCCGATTCGCCGTCCTCAAGGGGATCACGGGGCCGACGTTAACCTTCGAAACCCTCGCCGGAATCCTCACCGCGAGGGTCGATGGAAAGAGGGTGAAGCTGGAGATGACCCGACCCCACAGCCTCAAACTGGACGAACCGCTCCGGGTGGATGGACAGAGCCTGACGCTCTCGAGCCTCAATACCGGTGTTCCCCATGCGGTGATGTTCGTAGAGGACATCGAGACGATCGATGTCCTCCGACTGGGGAGGGCGATCCGAAACCATCCCCGATACGCCCCTTCAGGAACCAATGTGAATTTTGTCCGTTTGGAGGGGGAAGGGTTGTTGATCCGCACCTACGAGAGAGGGGTCGAAGATGAGACCCTCGCCTGCGGCACCGGCACCGTGGCCTCGGCCTTGGTCGCCGCCTTTAAAGGCCTGGTCAGCTCCCCGGTCCGGGTCAGGACCCGGGGCGGGGAGATCCTGACCGTCCATTTCGAAAAGGAAGGCGAAGAGGTGAAGCGGGTCTTTTTTGAAGGGGACGTCCACGTCATCTTTGAGGGAGAGATGTGGGAGGAGGCTTATCAATGA
- the dapB gene encoding 4-hydroxy-tetrahydrodipicolinate reductase, translated as MSESIKAIVVGAAGKMGSRILHVLRETSGIELSQAIERPDHPSMGADIGEVVGLGRIGIPLEGKIKKGIGDVIINFSSPTASLESLEFAKENGLAIVIGTTGFNPEQMGRIREMAGSVRCVLAPNMSVGMNLMFRIVQDVARVLGQEYDIEILEAHHRLKKDSPSGTALKLGEVIAGAVGRNLEQVAVYGRKGMTGERTRTEIGMQVIRAGDIVGEHTVLFGGIGERLEITHRAHSRDNFARGAVKAALWVVKQPNGLYDMQDVLGLKR; from the coding sequence ATGAGCGAATCGATCAAAGCCATCGTAGTTGGAGCGGCAGGCAAGATGGGCAGCCGGATCCTTCACGTCCTGAGGGAGACATCCGGCATCGAACTCTCCCAGGCCATAGAAAGGCCCGATCACCCTTCCATGGGAGCCGATATCGGTGAGGTGGTGGGTTTAGGGAGGATCGGGATCCCCTTGGAAGGAAAGATCAAGAAGGGGATAGGGGACGTCATCATCAACTTCAGCAGTCCTACGGCGTCCCTTGAGAGCTTAGAGTTTGCCAAGGAGAACGGGCTTGCCATCGTCATCGGGACTACCGGGTTCAACCCCGAGCAGATGGGAAGGATCAGGGAGATGGCCGGAAGCGTTCGCTGCGTGCTTGCCCCCAATATGAGCGTGGGGATGAACCTGATGTTCCGCATCGTTCAGGACGTGGCCAGGGTCTTGGGCCAGGAGTACGATATCGAGATCCTCGAGGCCCACCACCGTCTGAAGAAGGACTCCCCGAGCGGGACGGCCTTGAAATTGGGGGAGGTGATCGCCGGTGCCGTCGGACGCAACCTCGAACAGGTGGCCGTCTATGGACGAAAGGGGATGACCGGCGAACGAACCCGGACGGAGATCGGGATGCAGGTGATCCGGGCGGGGGACATCGTGGGTGAGCACACGGTTCTCTTCGGAGGGATCGGTGAGCGCCTGGAGATCACCCACCGCGCCCACAGCCGGGACAACTTTGCCCGGGGCGCGGTCAAGGCCGCCCTCTGGGTCGTGAAGCAACCCAATGGCCTCTATGACATGCAAGATGTCTTAGGATTGAAGAGATAA
- a CDS encoding fumarylacetoacetate hydrolase family protein encodes MKIVRYQDKEATGWAVLEEGMIRPMEGDPFGPLRLSSKVMKLEDVKLLAPCLPSKIVALGLNYRDHAEEVKLPIPEKPLLFLKPSTAVIGPGEGIVHPKMSRRVDYEAELAVVIGKRAKAVPEEKAKEYILGYTCFNDVTARDLQPKDGQWTLSKSFDTFAPIGPWIVTDVDPSELEISAYLNGQRRQHSNTKNLIFNPFQLVSFISQVMTLLPGDVIATGTPSGIGPMAVGDRVEVVIEGIGTLANTVVSEGGTGV; translated from the coding sequence ATGAAGATCGTCAGGTACCAGGATAAGGAGGCAACGGGATGGGCGGTCCTCGAAGAGGGGATGATTCGCCCGATGGAGGGCGACCCTTTCGGGCCGCTCCGCCTTTCGTCCAAAGTCATGAAGCTCGAAGACGTTAAGCTCCTCGCCCCCTGCCTCCCCTCGAAGATTGTCGCTTTAGGGCTGAATTACCGGGATCATGCCGAGGAGGTGAAGCTCCCCATACCGGAAAAGCCCCTCCTCTTCCTGAAACCCTCGACCGCGGTGATCGGTCCAGGAGAGGGCATCGTCCATCCGAAGATGTCGAGGCGGGTCGATTACGAGGCTGAGCTTGCGGTCGTGATCGGCAAGAGGGCAAAGGCCGTCCCCGAAGAGAAGGCCAAGGAGTATATCCTCGGTTACACCTGTTTCAACGATGTGACTGCAAGGGATCTCCAGCCCAAAGATGGTCAGTGGACCCTCTCCAAGAGCTTCGATACCTTCGCCCCCATAGGCCCCTGGATCGTAACCGATGTTGATCCGAGCGAATTGGAGATTTCGGCCTACCTCAACGGCCAGAGGCGGCAGCATTCCAATACGAAGAACCTCATCTTCAATCCCTTTCAGCTGGTGAGCTTCATCTCCCAGGTGATGACCCTTCTGCCAGGAGATGTCATCGCCACGGGCACGCCCTCCGGGATCGGGCCGATGGCGGTGGGCGACAGGGTGGAGGTGGTGATCGAGGGGATCGGCACGCTTGCCAACACGGTGGTCTCAGAAGGAGGAACGGGAGTCTAA
- the hemL gene encoding glutamate-1-semialdehyde 2,1-aminomutase gives MNRKKSLTYYRRSLECIPGGVNSPVRAFKAIGIPPVFIDRGRGSRLWDVDGNEYIDYVGSWGPMILGHAHPRIVNVLKKTAPKGTSFGAPTSLEVELAMKVKKAFPSIEMVRMVSSGTEAVMSAIRVARGFTGREKILKFEGCYHGHGDSLLVKAGSGATTLGIPDSLGVPEDLAKHTLTAPYNDLERVRALVAQYPNEIACIIVEPIAGNMGVVLPEKGFLEGLRAICDEKGIVLIFDEVISGFRAAYGGAQEVYRVRADLTCLGKILGGGLPVGAYGGRREIMEKVAPLGGVYQAGTLSGNPLAMAAGIETLEILKAKKVYQDLETKTSYLAEGITECAEDRNLPVTVNRATGMLTLFFTSGPVRDYASAKASDTRRFARFFIEMLNQGIYLPPSQFEAWFISMAHTQKDLDRTIEACDHAFKKI, from the coding sequence ATGAACCGAAAAAAGTCGCTCACCTATTATAGAAGGTCCCTGGAGTGCATTCCTGGCGGGGTGAACAGTCCGGTTCGGGCGTTTAAGGCGATCGGCATCCCGCCCGTCTTTATCGACCGGGGCCGGGGGTCGAGGCTCTGGGATGTGGACGGAAACGAGTACATCGACTACGTGGGATCGTGGGGCCCCATGATCCTCGGCCATGCCCATCCGAGGATCGTCAATGTGCTGAAGAAGACCGCCCCTAAGGGGACGAGCTTCGGTGCCCCCACCTCTCTCGAGGTCGAGTTGGCGATGAAGGTGAAGAAGGCCTTCCCCTCCATCGAGATGGTGAGGATGGTCAGCTCGGGCACCGAAGCGGTGATGAGCGCCATTCGAGTGGCCAGGGGCTTCACGGGCCGGGAGAAGATCCTCAAATTCGAGGGGTGCTACCATGGCCATGGAGATAGCCTGCTGGTCAAGGCGGGCTCAGGTGCAACGACCTTGGGCATTCCCGATAGCCTCGGCGTTCCGGAGGATCTTGCCAAGCACACGCTGACCGCTCCCTATAACGACCTGGAAAGGGTGAGGGCCCTGGTCGCTCAATACCCGAACGAAATCGCCTGCATCATCGTAGAGCCCATCGCCGGAAATATGGGGGTCGTTCTTCCGGAGAAGGGTTTCTTAGAAGGCCTGCGGGCGATCTGTGACGAGAAAGGGATCGTCCTCATCTTCGACGAGGTCATCTCGGGCTTTCGGGCCGCCTACGGCGGTGCCCAGGAGGTCTACCGGGTCCGGGCCGATCTCACCTGCTTAGGAAAGATTCTCGGCGGTGGGCTTCCTGTGGGCGCTTATGGAGGTCGAAGGGAGATAATGGAGAAGGTGGCCCCCCTCGGAGGGGTCTATCAGGCAGGGACCCTCTCCGGAAATCCCCTCGCCATGGCCGCTGGGATCGAAACACTGGAGATCTTGAAGGCCAAGAAGGTCTATCAAGACCTCGAAACGAAGACCTCCTATTTGGCCGAAGGGATCACGGAATGTGCCGAAGATCGAAACCTTCCGGTGACCGTCAACCGGGCCACGGGCATGCTCACCCTCTTTTTCACATCGGGCCCAGTAAGGGATTACGCCTCGGCCAAGGCGAGCGATACAAGGCGGTTTGCCAGGTTTTTCATCGAGATGCTCAACCAGGGGATCTACCTTCCGCCCTCCCAGTTCGAGGCGTGGTTCATCTCGATGGCCCACACCCAGAAGGATCTGGATCGGACGATCGAGGCCTGCGATCACGCCTTCAAAAAGATCTGA